A genome region from Paradevosia shaoguanensis includes the following:
- a CDS encoding IS110 family transposase, whose amino-acid sequence MTLSPTWIGIDVSKAWLDIASSGGEGVQRIANTMDAIAAFAATLEREGTLVVLEASGVYDKSLRAGLALAGIGHVRVNPQRARDFARASGRLAKTDALDAAMLAEMGRALRLVADPLPEAGRERLGLLSRRRDQLVAMRTQEKQRRIEITDSFIGADLDRHMAGLNQAIAAIEVEIQNQIGSDAALAQDQALIRSVPGIGPVTASVLAALMPELGRRSGKQIATLAGLAPLNNDSGLRRGQRSIRGGRRRVRQALYMAAVASLRTQSPLNAFYHRLRQAGKPPKPALVALARKLLVTINAIMKTRTSFAT is encoded by the coding sequence ATGACCCTATCACCGACCTGGATTGGAATCGACGTTTCGAAAGCCTGGCTGGATATCGCCTCTTCCGGCGGGGAGGGCGTGCAGCGGATTGCTAACACGATGGACGCCATCGCCGCATTCGCCGCCACGCTGGAGCGGGAGGGCACTCTCGTGGTGCTGGAGGCGAGCGGGGTTTACGACAAGAGCTTGCGCGCCGGACTGGCGCTGGCCGGGATCGGCCATGTCCGGGTCAATCCGCAGCGGGCCCGTGACTTTGCGCGGGCCAGCGGCCGGCTCGCCAAGACCGATGCGCTCGATGCGGCCATGCTTGCCGAAATGGGCCGGGCCCTGCGCCTCGTGGCCGACCCGCTGCCCGAGGCCGGACGCGAGCGGCTCGGCCTGCTCAGCCGCCGCCGCGACCAGTTGGTGGCCATGCGCACCCAGGAAAAGCAGCGCCGGATCGAGATAACCGATTCCTTCATCGGCGCCGACCTGGACCGGCACATGGCCGGCCTCAACCAGGCCATCGCCGCCATCGAGGTCGAAATCCAGAACCAGATCGGCAGCGATGCCGCCCTGGCACAGGACCAGGCCCTGATCCGCTCGGTGCCCGGCATCGGCCCGGTCACCGCCTCTGTCCTGGCCGCCCTGATGCCCGAACTGGGCCGACGCTCGGGCAAGCAGATCGCCACCCTGGCCGGGTTGGCCCCGCTCAACAACGATAGCGGCCTACGGCGCGGACAGCGCTCCATCCGCGGGGGCCGCCGCCGCGTCCGCCAGGCCCTCTACATGGCCGCCGTTGCATCCTTGCGAACACAATCGCCTCTCAACGCCTTCTACCACCGTCTGCGCCAGGCCGGAAAACCACCCAAGCCCGCCCTCGTCGCCCTCGCCAGAAAGCTCCTCGTCACCATCAACGCCATCATGAAAACCCGAACAAGCTTCGCAACCTGA
- a CDS encoding competence/damage-inducible protein A, translating into MSASDQSIVTAGLLVIGDEILSGRTKDVNIGAVADFCTDLGIDLKEVRVVADETDDIVAALNALRQRYTYVFTTGGIGPTHDDITADAVAKAFGVPLPINQRAREMLETRWKQTGTEVNEARLRMARIPEGADLIVNSVSAAPGFRIGNVHVMAGVPVIMRAMLEALAPTLKGGKKVLSVTVPAGVGEGTVGGPLAALQAEFPDVKMGSYPQMGANYVRTELVLRSSDEARLNAAAAKVRDMVNAAHQAAGLPPLE; encoded by the coding sequence ATGTCAGCGTCCGACCAAAGCATCGTCACCGCCGGTCTTCTCGTCATTGGCGACGAGATCCTGTCCGGGCGGACCAAGGATGTGAATATCGGCGCCGTCGCCGATTTCTGTACGGACCTGGGCATCGACCTCAAGGAAGTGCGCGTGGTGGCCGACGAGACCGACGACATCGTCGCCGCGCTCAATGCTCTGCGCCAGCGCTACACCTACGTCTTCACCACCGGCGGCATCGGCCCCACCCATGACGACATCACCGCCGACGCCGTCGCCAAGGCGTTCGGCGTGCCGCTGCCGATCAACCAGCGCGCCCGCGAAATGCTGGAGACGCGCTGGAAGCAGACCGGCACCGAGGTCAACGAGGCCCGGTTGCGCATGGCGCGCATTCCCGAGGGCGCCGATCTCATCGTCAATTCGGTGAGCGCCGCGCCCGGTTTCCGCATCGGCAACGTGCATGTGATGGCCGGCGTCCCGGTCATCATGCGCGCAATGCTCGAGGCGCTGGCGCCCACGCTCAAGGGCGGCAAGAAAGTGCTTTCCGTAACGGTGCCCGCGGGCGTCGGCGAGGGAACCGTCGGCGGGCCGCTTGCGGCCCTGCAGGCCGAGTTTCCGGACGTGAAGATGGGCAGCTATCCGCAGATGGGCGCGAACTATGTTCGCACCGAGCTCGTGTTGCGCTCTTCGGATGAAGCCCGGTTGAATGCGGCGGCAGCCAAGGTCCGCGACATGGTCAATGCCGCCCATCAGGCGGCCGGCCTTCCCCCACTCGAGTGA
- the map gene encoding type I methionyl aminopeptidase, whose product MVTYVDAAQKTRRTAGVIPLHGEAGFAGMRKAGGLTADALDLLVDAVKPGVTTAALDKLAYEFARDHDAIPATLFYKGYRHSICTSINHVVCHGIPDDRPLREGDIVNIDLTLIVDGWYGDSSRMYPVGEISRKAERLIEVTYESFEAGLAQAKPGNTTGDIGAAIQAVAEGERTSVVRDFVGHGVGQLFHDEPNILHFGVPGTGVELKPGMIFTIEPMINLGRPHVKVLSDGWTAVTRDRTLSAQCEHSIGITETGYEVFTLSKRGLFDPLAARKR is encoded by the coding sequence ATGGTCACCTATGTCGACGCCGCCCAGAAAACCCGCCGCACCGCAGGCGTGATCCCGCTTCATGGCGAAGCCGGGTTCGCGGGCATGCGCAAGGCCGGCGGACTGACGGCCGATGCGCTCGACCTGCTGGTGGATGCCGTCAAGCCGGGCGTCACGACGGCGGCGCTCGACAAGCTGGCCTATGAATTCGCCCGCGACCACGATGCGATTCCGGCCACGCTCTTCTACAAGGGCTACCGGCATTCGATCTGCACCTCGATCAACCACGTGGTGTGCCACGGCATCCCCGATGACCGGCCGCTGCGCGAGGGCGATATCGTCAATATCGACCTGACGCTGATCGTGGACGGCTGGTACGGCGATTCCAGCCGTATGTACCCGGTGGGCGAGATTTCGCGGAAGGCCGAGCGGCTGATCGAGGTGACCTACGAATCCTTCGAAGCCGGCCTTGCCCAGGCCAAGCCCGGCAACACCACCGGCGATATCGGCGCCGCCATCCAGGCGGTGGCCGAGGGTGAGCGCACCAGCGTCGTCCGCGATTTCGTGGGGCATGGCGTGGGCCAGCTCTTCCACGACGAGCCCAATATCCTGCATTTCGGCGTGCCGGGGACCGGCGTCGAGTTGAAGCCCGGCATGATCTTCACCATCGAGCCGATGATCAATCTCGGCCGCCCGCACGTAAAAGTGCTGTCGGACGGCTGGACGGCGGTCACCCGCGACCGCACGCTTTCGGCGCAGTGCGAGCACTCGATCGGCATCACCGAGACCGGCTACGAGGTCTTCACGCTGTCCAAGCGCGGGCTCTTCGACCCGCTGGCGGCGCGGAAGCGCTGA
- the radC gene encoding RadC family protein encodes MARREPLPGLPDQAGDGLNEFPVGLAPPATGHLGHRQRARDRFLKVGGEVMEDYELLELALHILLPRRDTKPLAKQLLARFGSFSAVFAAPPERLAEISGLGETTIANLKVLQAVGQRFGRDKLRNDRPILGSWSELIEYCHGQMAFENIEQFRILFLDKKNRLIADEVQQRGTVDHTPVYTREVIKRTLELSSTAIILVHNHPSGDPSPSAADVQMTRAIVDVAKPLGITVHDHIIIGKSGHASLRGLKLI; translated from the coding sequence ATGGCGAGACGGGAGCCCCTGCCCGGACTCCCCGACCAGGCCGGCGACGGCCTGAACGAATTTCCGGTCGGCCTCGCCCCACCGGCAACGGGCCATCTCGGTCACCGCCAGCGCGCACGCGACCGCTTCCTCAAGGTCGGCGGCGAAGTCATGGAGGATTACGAGCTGCTGGAGCTCGCCCTCCACATCCTGCTGCCGCGACGCGATACCAAGCCGCTGGCCAAGCAATTGCTGGCGCGGTTCGGTTCGTTTTCAGCGGTCTTTGCTGCCCCGCCGGAGCGGCTGGCGGAGATCAGCGGGCTGGGCGAGACGACCATTGCCAACCTCAAGGTGCTGCAGGCGGTCGGACAGCGGTTCGGCAGGGACAAGCTGCGCAATGACCGGCCGATACTTGGCTCATGGTCGGAGCTGATCGAATATTGCCACGGCCAGATGGCCTTCGAGAATATCGAGCAGTTCCGCATCCTCTTCCTCGACAAGAAGAACCGGCTGATCGCCGACGAGGTGCAGCAGCGCGGCACGGTGGACCATACGCCGGTCTATACGCGCGAAGTGATCAAGCGGACGCTGGAGCTGTCTTCGACGGCGATCATCCTCGTCCACAACCACCCATCGGGCGACCCCTCGCCTTCGGCGGCCGACGTGCAGATGACGCGCGCCATAGTCGACGTGGCCAAGCCGCTCGGCATTACCGTGCACGACCACATCATCATCGGGAAATCCGGCCACGCCTCGCTGCGCGGCCTCAAGTTAATCTGA
- a CDS encoding NUDIX hydrolase codes for MTATDTPLLISIAAAVLSRADGRVLVVRKRGSGIFMQPGGKIEPGEKPADALVRELAEELRIAVDAEAASFLGEFAAPAANEVGAVVTAQMFAMPFDGAVSPAAEIEEARWIDPAAPGDIVLAELSRNHVLPAWLARGGGD; via the coding sequence ATGACGGCAACCGATACGCCCCTGCTCATCTCCATTGCCGCTGCCGTGCTGTCGCGGGCCGATGGCCGGGTGCTGGTCGTACGCAAGCGCGGTTCGGGGATCTTCATGCAGCCGGGCGGCAAGATCGAGCCGGGCGAGAAGCCGGCGGACGCGCTGGTGCGGGAGCTGGCGGAGGAATTGCGGATCGCGGTGGATGCAGAGGCGGCGAGTTTCCTGGGGGAGTTCGCGGCGCCGGCAGCCAACGAGGTCGGAGCGGTCGTCACCGCGCAGATGTTTGCGATGCCGTTCGACGGCGCGGTTTCGCCGGCGGCGGAAATCGAGGAGGCGCGGTGGATCGATCCGGCGGCGCCCGGCGATATCGTGCTGGCCGAGCTCAGCCGCAACCATGTGCTGCCGGCCTGGCTGGCGCGTGGCGGCGGCGATTGA
- a CDS encoding dihydrofolate reductase family protein translates to MARIVGYIATSLDGFIATPEGNLDWLVHQQFDAGELTYENFIAGIRTVVMGRDTYDWIANQDMDWPYTGKRSIVVTSRPLPDPKGELEVWSDGVDTLITYLRGLEDGDVWMIGGGRLQMAFMERGALDEIEIYVIPEIIGGGIPLFPATGFKASPTLMAVNHMPPSVVRLQYRFN, encoded by the coding sequence ATGGCACGGATAGTTGGATACATCGCAACCAGCCTGGATGGCTTCATTGCGACGCCCGAAGGCAATCTCGACTGGCTGGTGCACCAGCAGTTCGACGCGGGCGAACTGACCTACGAGAACTTCATTGCCGGCATCCGCACGGTGGTCATGGGCCGCGACACCTATGACTGGATCGCCAACCAGGACATGGACTGGCCCTATACGGGCAAGCGCTCCATCGTCGTCACCTCCCGCCCCCTGCCCGATCCCAAGGGCGAGCTCGAAGTGTGGTCGGACGGCGTGGATACGCTCATCACCTATCTGCGCGGGCTCGAGGACGGAGACGTGTGGATGATCGGCGGCGGCAGGTTGCAGATGGCGTTCATGGAGCGCGGGGCGCTCGACGAGATCGAGATTTATGTCATCCCCGAAATCATCGGTGGCGGTATCCCGCTCTTCCCGGCGACCGGCTTCAAGGCCAGCCCGACGCTGATGGCCGTCAACCACATGCCGCCCAGCGTCGTGCGGCTGCAATACAGGTTCAACTGA
- a CDS encoding methylated-DNA--[protein]-cysteine S-methyltransferase — protein sequence MPAYCLIATAIGPVGLVWSETGITRVQLPDADGARTLARLTRGLDDAEEAHPPEWLEPTVKRLQQYFAGTRIDLSAEPLDFSGVPEFHERLYREMLKLAWGETVTYGELAERVGSPGAAQSVGQAMGKNPMPIIVPCHRVLASGNKMGGFSAPGGVKTKLLLLDMEGIRLGARNPAQMAFSF from the coding sequence GTGCCCGCTTATTGTCTCATCGCCACCGCCATTGGTCCGGTCGGGCTCGTCTGGAGCGAGACCGGAATTACGCGCGTGCAATTGCCTGATGCCGACGGTGCGCGGACGCTGGCGCGGCTCACGCGCGGGCTGGATGATGCCGAGGAGGCCCATCCGCCCGAATGGCTCGAACCCACGGTCAAGCGCCTGCAGCAATACTTTGCCGGCACCAGGATCGACCTCAGCGCCGAGCCCCTGGATTTCTCCGGCGTTCCCGAGTTCCACGAGCGGCTCTATCGCGAAATGCTCAAGCTCGCCTGGGGCGAGACCGTCACCTATGGCGAGCTGGCCGAGCGCGTCGGCTCGCCCGGCGCGGCGCAATCGGTCGGGCAGGCGATGGGCAAGAATCCCATGCCGATCATTGTGCCCTGTCATCGCGTCCTCGCCAGCGGCAACAAGATGGGCGGCTTCTCCGCGCCCGGCGGCGTCAAGACCAAGCTGCTCCTCCTCGACATGGAGGGTATTCGCCTGGGTGCCCGCAATCCGGCCCAGATGGCCTTTTCCTTCTGA
- a CDS encoding gluconokinase gives MSTAPSPPRFEPARIIVAMGVSSSGKSTVGAAIARRLHAPFLDGDRYHPPANVEKMRAGIPLTDEDRWPWLEALAGALTQAADRKGVAVGACSALRRAYRDYLVKKAGEPILFVYLHGSREVIGERMARRQHEYMPATLLDSQFATLEPPAPDENVLQVEVTEPVEAIATHVVKAASHLRSFKRKQ, from the coding sequence ATGTCGACGGCGCCTTCACCGCCACGGTTTGAACCGGCCCGCATCATCGTGGCGATGGGCGTTTCCTCGAGCGGCAAGTCGACGGTGGGCGCCGCTATCGCGCGGCGGCTGCATGCCCCCTTCCTCGATGGCGACCGCTACCACCCGCCGGCCAATGTCGAGAAGATGCGCGCGGGCATCCCCCTGACCGATGAAGACCGCTGGCCATGGCTAGAAGCGCTGGCCGGCGCGCTGACGCAGGCGGCAGACCGCAAGGGCGTGGCGGTGGGTGCGTGCTCGGCGCTGCGGCGGGCCTACCGCGACTACCTCGTCAAGAAAGCCGGCGAACCGATTCTATTCGTTTATCTTCACGGCAGCCGCGAAGTGATCGGCGAGCGCATGGCGCGGCGACAGCATGAATATATGCCGGCCACCCTGCTCGACAGCCAGTTCGCGACCCTGGAGCCCCCGGCGCCGGACGAGAACGTGCTGCAGGTGGAGGTGACCGAGCCCGTGGAAGCGATCGCCACGCATGTGGTGAAAGCGGCTTCGCACCTGCGGAGCTTCAAGCGGAAGCAGTGA
- a CDS encoding TetR/AcrR family transcriptional regulator, producing the protein MARPRTVSDEAILDAALGVAHRRGPANVTFASVSEVAGLSPATLVQRFGSKEALLRAALERAWDFLDAATAREDERQPLTPEGAVQIVTELWPATEADDAYAEGLLLLYEDMRDPILRQRGVTWRTALTRALGRRLSNDPARQALMGQLMASQWQGAQIWWAFGREGRGRDVVAGELRAWLEAVGMER; encoded by the coding sequence TTGGCCAGACCCCGCACCGTTTCCGACGAAGCCATCCTCGATGCCGCCCTGGGCGTCGCCCACCGCAGGGGGCCGGCCAACGTCACCTTCGCCTCGGTTTCCGAAGTCGCCGGGCTTTCTCCTGCAACCCTGGTACAGCGATTTGGCAGCAAGGAGGCGCTGCTGCGCGCCGCGCTCGAACGCGCCTGGGACTTTCTCGATGCCGCCACCGCCCGCGAGGATGAGCGCCAACCGCTGACGCCCGAGGGAGCCGTCCAGATCGTCACCGAACTCTGGCCGGCCACCGAGGCGGACGACGCCTATGCTGAAGGCCTGCTGCTCCTCTACGAAGACATGCGCGACCCAATCCTGCGCCAACGCGGCGTCACCTGGCGCACCGCGCTCACCCGCGCCCTGGGGCGTAGGCTGAGCAACGATCCCGCCCGGCAGGCGCTCATGGGCCAGCTCATGGCCAGCCAATGGCAAGGCGCCCAAATCTGGTGGGCCTTCGGCCGCGAAGGCCGCGGCCGCGATGTGGTCGCCGGGGAATTGCGCGCGTGGCTCGAGGCGGTGGGGATGGAGCGCTAG
- the gpt gene encoding xanthine phosphoribosyltransferase — protein sequence MNNPGQKSFPVSWDQFHRDSRALAWRLTSVGPFDAIVAITRGGLVPAAIVARELNIRTIESVAVKSYDHQAQSAIKVLKPISQQVLDLAQGGGKILIVDDLVDTGATARAVREMLPGAHFATVYAKPKGREMVDTFITEVSQDTWIFFPWDMDVTYAAPISGGTD from the coding sequence TTGAACAATCCAGGCCAGAAATCCTTTCCCGTCAGCTGGGATCAGTTCCATCGCGATAGCCGCGCGCTTGCCTGGCGGCTGACCAGCGTCGGGCCGTTCGATGCGATCGTGGCGATCACCCGCGGCGGCCTCGTGCCGGCGGCGATCGTGGCGCGAGAGCTCAATATCCGCACCATCGAAAGCGTGGCGGTGAAGTCCTACGACCACCAGGCCCAGAGCGCCATCAAGGTGCTCAAGCCCATTTCCCAGCAGGTGCTCGACCTCGCACAGGGCGGCGGCAAGATCCTCATCGTCGATGATCTCGTCGATACCGGCGCCACGGCCCGCGCCGTGCGCGAAATGCTGCCGGGCGCCCATTTCGCCACCGTCTACGCCAAGCCAAAGGGGCGCGAGATGGTCGATACCTTCATCACGGAAGTCAGCCAGGACACCTGGATCTTCTTCCCGTGGGACATGGACGTGACCTACGCTGCCCCGATCTCGGGCGGCACCGACTAG
- a CDS encoding FMN-binding negative transcriptional regulator, producing the protein MYTPPAFREDDPQELHAIMRAARLSTLVTATNAGLMATPLPFILDETEGEHGTLYGHLARANGQWNTPATGEALVIFAGPDAYVTPSWYAAKREHGKVVPTWNYTAVHAHGPVEFFEDEERLLEAVTRLTRLHEEERTAPWAVSDAPPPFIRSQLKGIVGVRIPVTRLEGKRKLSQNRSAEDRAGVAEGLAQSENAGDRAIAGMIPRS; encoded by the coding sequence ATGTATACCCCGCCCGCCTTTCGCGAAGACGACCCGCAGGAACTGCATGCCATCATGCGCGCGGCACGGCTCTCGACGCTGGTGACGGCGACAAATGCGGGGCTGATGGCCACGCCCCTGCCCTTCATTCTCGATGAGACCGAAGGCGAGCACGGCACGCTTTACGGGCACCTGGCGCGGGCCAATGGGCAGTGGAATACGCCGGCGACGGGCGAGGCCCTGGTGATCTTTGCCGGGCCGGACGCCTATGTGACGCCATCCTGGTACGCAGCCAAGCGCGAGCACGGCAAGGTGGTGCCGACGTGGAACTATACGGCGGTGCACGCCCATGGGCCGGTGGAGTTCTTCGAGGACGAGGAGCGTCTGCTGGAGGCGGTGACGCGGCTGACGCGCCTGCACGAGGAAGAACGGACCGCGCCCTGGGCAGTGAGCGACGCGCCGCCGCCTTTCATCCGCAGCCAGCTCAAGGGCATTGTCGGCGTGCGGATTCCGGTCACCCGGCTGGAGGGCAAGCGCAAGCTCAGCCAGAACCGCAGCGCCGAGGATCGCGCCGGAGTGGCCGAGGGCCTGGCCCAAAGCGAAAATGCCGGCGATCGGGCGATCGCCGGCATGATACCGAGGTCCTGA
- a CDS encoding SDR family oxidoreductase has product MDSLSQFSLAGRRALVTGSSRGIGLAIAGALAGAGADIVLNGRDAEALGKAAETLANGGVRVRALAFDVTSEDSVGEAIDYCESEVGPIDILVNNAGMQFRSTLEDYPLGKFEAMMTTNVTSAFIVGKAVARHMIPRGKGKIINICSLMSTLSRPSIAPYAASKAAIANLTRGMATDWARHGLNINGIAPGYFKTELNQALMANPEFNTWVEKRTPMGRWGEVAELGGAAVFLASDAASFVNGHILYVDGAFTATV; this is encoded by the coding sequence GTGGATTCGCTATCCCAATTCAGCCTCGCCGGCCGCCGGGCCCTGGTCACCGGATCGAGCCGCGGCATAGGCCTCGCCATAGCCGGCGCGCTGGCCGGCGCGGGCGCCGACATCGTACTCAACGGGCGCGACGCGGAAGCGCTGGGCAAGGCGGCCGAGACGCTGGCCAATGGCGGCGTGCGCGTGCGGGCCCTTGCCTTCGACGTCACCAGTGAGGACAGCGTCGGCGAGGCCATCGACTATTGCGAGAGCGAGGTCGGGCCGATCGACATCCTCGTCAACAATGCCGGCATGCAGTTCCGCTCGACGCTGGAGGATTACCCCCTCGGCAAGTTCGAGGCGATGATGACGACCAACGTCACCTCGGCTTTCATCGTCGGCAAGGCGGTGGCGCGGCACATGATCCCGCGCGGCAAGGGCAAGATCATCAACATCTGCTCGCTGATGAGCACCCTCTCCCGCCCCTCCATCGCGCCCTATGCCGCCAGCAAGGCGGCGATCGCCAACCTGACGCGCGGCATGGCGACGGACTGGGCGCGGCACGGGCTCAACATCAACGGCATCGCGCCCGGCTACTTCAAGACCGAACTCAACCAGGCGCTGATGGCCAACCCGGAATTCAACACCTGGGTCGAAAAGCGCACCCCGATGGGCCGCTGGGGCGAGGTCGCCGAACTGGGCGGCGCCGCCGTCTTCCTCGCCTCGGACGCCGCCAGCTTCGTGAACGGACACATCCTCTATGTCGACGGCGCCTTCACCGCCACGGTTTGA
- the gndA gene encoding NADP-dependent phosphogluconate dehydrogenase, translating to MASADIGLVGLAVMGSNLALNIAEKGYTIAVHNRTAAKIDEFVADAGDLRPRIIGKADLKEFVESIKRPRSIIIMVKAGKPVDDVIEELLPLLDKGDAILECGNSLYTDTQRRFDYLTPKGIGYLGVGVSGGEEGARHGPSIMVGGSKEQWHNAEPVLKAIAAKFNGEPCCAYLGEGGAGHFVKTIHNGIEYADMQMIAEVYGVMRDGLGMTPKQASDIFKEWNKGPLNSYLIEITGYVLEAIDGPTGKPLVELIVDKAGQKGTGRWSAIVAQEMAVPATTIEGAVAARSLSAFKDQRVAAEAIYGKRNAAKADVTLAELEQALLAGKIAAYAQGFAVLAKASEENGWNLPLGTIAKIWRAGCIIRSRFLDQMAAAYDKGESVNLLVAPDFVTIMKQAHPSLRKVVAAGALGEFPLICLSSALSYFDSYRQGQGTANLIQGQRDFFGAHGFEIVGRGPDQHGKWPSTLGN from the coding sequence ATGGCTTCGGCGGATATCGGTCTCGTCGGTCTGGCGGTCATGGGGTCCAATCTGGCCCTCAACATTGCCGAGAAGGGCTACACCATAGCCGTTCACAACCGGACCGCCGCCAAGATCGACGAGTTCGTCGCCGACGCAGGCGATCTGCGCCCGCGCATCATCGGCAAGGCTGATCTCAAGGAATTCGTCGAGTCGATCAAGCGCCCGCGTTCGATCATCATCATGGTCAAGGCCGGCAAGCCGGTCGATGACGTCATCGAGGAACTGCTGCCCCTGCTCGACAAGGGCGACGCCATCCTCGAATGCGGCAACTCGCTCTATACCGATACGCAGCGCCGTTTCGACTACCTCACCCCCAAGGGCATCGGCTATCTCGGCGTCGGCGTTTCCGGCGGCGAGGAGGGCGCGCGCCATGGTCCCTCGATCATGGTCGGCGGCTCCAAGGAGCAGTGGCACAATGCCGAGCCGGTGTTGAAAGCCATCGCCGCCAAGTTCAACGGCGAGCCGTGCTGCGCCTATCTGGGCGAGGGCGGTGCCGGCCACTTCGTCAAGACTATCCATAACGGCATCGAATATGCCGACATGCAGATGATCGCCGAGGTCTATGGCGTCATGCGCGACGGTCTCGGCATGACCCCCAAGCAGGCTTCCGACATCTTCAAGGAGTGGAACAAGGGGCCGCTCAATTCCTATCTCATCGAGATCACCGGCTACGTGCTCGAAGCCATCGATGGTCCCACCGGCAAGCCGCTGGTCGAACTGATCGTCGACAAGGCCGGCCAGAAGGGCACCGGCCGCTGGTCCGCCATTGTGGCCCAGGAAATGGCCGTGCCTGCCACCACCATCGAAGGTGCCGTGGCGGCCCGCTCGCTCTCAGCGTTCAAGGACCAGCGCGTGGCGGCAGAGGCGATCTACGGCAAGCGCAATGCCGCCAAGGCCGATGTCACGCTGGCCGAGCTCGAGCAGGCGCTGCTGGCCGGCAAGATCGCCGCCTATGCGCAGGGCTTCGCCGTTCTGGCCAAGGCCTCCGAGGAGAACGGCTGGAACCTGCCGCTCGGCACCATCGCCAAGATCTGGCGCGCCGGCTGCATCATCCGCTCGCGCTTCCTCGACCAGATGGCGGCCGCCTATGACAAGGGCGAAAGCGTCAACCTGCTGGTTGCGCCGGACTTCGTGACCATCATGAAGCAGGCCCATCCCTCGCTCCGCAAGGTCGTCGCCGCCGGCGCTCTCGGCGAATTCCCGCTGATCTGTCTCTCGTCGGCGCTGTCCTATTTCGACAGCTACCGCCAGGGGCAGGGCACGGCCAACCTCATCCAGGGCCAGCGCGACTTCTTCGGCGCCCATGGCTTCGAGATCGTCGGCCGCGGCCCCGACCAACACGGCAAGTGGCCGTCCACGCTGGGTAACTAG